The following proteins are co-located in the Lepisosteus oculatus isolate fLepOcu1 chromosome 9, fLepOcu1.hap2, whole genome shotgun sequence genome:
- the LOC102689812 gene encoding protein IWS1 homolog isoform X5, producing MEIDASLPKTCALDSAQDSQSTGEPHRELNSASQETRDGETCSSSKAPCSLEMDTSDKDQENHKHEIGVSENAANQSTEKPLQEDSSCQTSALREKKGGERGQGDSSPKSKTGLVEGTDTQSTQPPLQQKDWASREGSACPKVKDAENVQVDSDRKDKSISCKQDIDKEIQQGSDQRNKSALDSAQDSQSTGEPHHEQIHKADEQISQETSDGETQLCSKASCSPETEAPEKDQENHKHELESSADCQGNTPEGSERREAATTTVGQVSSSMCPEVNPSAPEMGTEICEPDSLGDASRKGVSENAANQSTEKPLQEDSSCQTSALREKKGGERGQGDSSPKSKTGLVEGTDTQSTQPPLQQKDWASREGSACPKVKDAENVQVDSDRKDKSISCKQDIDKEIQQGSDQRNKSALDSAQDSQSTGEPHHEQIHKADEQISQETSDGETQLCSKASCSPETEAPEKDQENHKHELESSADCQGNTPEGSERREAATTTVGQVSSSMCPEVNPSAPEMGTEICEPDSLGDASRKGVSENAANQSTEKPLQEDSSCQTSALREKKGGERGQGDSSPKSKTGLVEGTDTQSTQPPLQQKDWASREGSACPKVKDAENVQVDSDRKDKSISCKQDIDKEIQQGSDQRNKSALDSAQDSQSTGEPHHEQIHKADEQISQETSDGETQLCSKASCSPETEAPEKDQENHKHELESSADCQGNTPEGSERREAATTTVGQVSSSMCPEVNPSAPEMGTEICEPDSLGDASRKGVSENAANQSTEKPLQEDSSCQTSALREKKGGERGQGDSSPKSKTGLVEGTDTQSTQPPLQQKDWASREGSACPKVKDAENVQVDSDRKDKSISCKQDIDKEIQQGSDQRNKSGNSVVDTASQPFLPEVSAVVDKSDVRRRKEKVAEKDQNDSFRKETTDKKRPTHPKITSEPADEKNKTMIPQGHGDNQQSYNSALPQLSPFLAVLLVLLVGAGLWLFKWPHQSQSAEKGENRSIEVFRRQITRLESSFPSQRKELWRRSRIHMEKHLQSEEPTEPVSMILTAGRKAERTLHCLASGLARAYSSALNASALHIDGLSKATLDSDRIKLEIDEELTAAFEGNKRAAVIHRFEELPPDSTLIFYKYCDHENAAYKAVSLIFTVLLEEDELGTQLNLGSVEEMVQDHIQEKFFISVQPTVFDKMDTDKFSGLWSRISHLILPVSTEERSERLGCDL from the exons ATGGAGATTGATGCTTCGTTACCCAAGACTTGTG cTTTGGATTCTGCACAAGACTCTCAGTCCACTGGAGAGCCTCATCGTGAGCTGAATTCAGCCTCACAAGAAACAAGAGATGGAGAAACATGCTCATCTTCCAAAGCCCCCTGCTCACTAGAGATGGACACCTCTGACAAAGACCAAGAAAATCACAAACACGAGATTG GTGTTTCAGAAAATGCTGCCAATCAGTCCACTGAAAAGCCTCTTCAAGAGGACTCTTCCTGTCAGACATCTGCCTTACGTGAAAAGAAAGGTGGTGAAAGGGGCCAGGGGGACTCCAGTCCGAAATCCAAGACTG GTCTTGTAGAAGGAACTGACACTCAGTCCACTCAACCGCCTCTTCAACAGAAGGACTGGGCTTCGAGAGAGGGATCTGCCTGCCCTAAAGTGAAAGATGCTGAAAATGTCCAGGTGGACAGTGACAGAAAAGACAAGAGTATTAGCTGTAAACAGGACATTGATAAAGAAATCCAGCAAGGTTCTGACCAAAGAAACAAGAGTG ctttggATTCTGCACAAGACTCTCAGTCCACTGGAGAGCCTCATCATGAGCAGATACACAAGGCAGATGAGCAGATCTCACAAGAAACAAGTGATGGAGAAACACAATTATGTTCCAAAGCCTCCTGCTCACCAGAGACGGAAGCCCCTGAGAAAGACCAAGAGAATCACAAACACGAGCTTG aatctagtgcaGACTGTCAGGGTAACACACCGGAGGGATCTGAGAGACGAGAGGCAGCAACGACCACTGTAGGACAGGTGTCTTCCTCCATGTGTCCTGAGGTTAACCCCAGTGCTCCCGAGATGGGAACAGAAATCTGTGAACCTGACAGCCTGGGTGATGCGAGTAGAAAAG GTGTTTCAGAAAATGCTGCCAATCAGTCCACTGAAAAGCCTCTTCAAGAGGACTCTTCCTGTCAGACATCTGCCTTACGTGAAAAGAAAGGTGGTGAAAGGGGCCAGGGGGACTCCAGTCCGAAATCCAAGACTG GTCTTGTAGAAGGAACTGACACTCAGTCCACTCAACCGCCTCTTCAACAGAAGGACTGGGCTTCGAGAGAGGGATCTGCCTGCCCTAAAGTGAAAGATGCTGAAAATGTCCAGGTGGACAGTGACAGAAAAGACAAGAGTATTAGCTGTAAACAGGACATTGATAAAGAAATCCAGCAAGGTTCTGACCAAAGAAACAAGAGTG ctttggATTCTGCACAAGACTCTCAGTCCACTGGAGAGCCTCATCATGAGCAGATACACAAGGCAGATGAGCAGATCTCACAAGAAACAAGTGATGGAGAAACACAATTATGTTCCAAAGCCTCCTGCTCACCAGAGACGGAAGCCCCTGAGAAAGACCAAGAGAATCACAAACACGAGCTTG aatctagtgcaGACTGTCAGGGTAACACACCGGAGGGATCTGAGAGACGAGAGGCAGCAACGACCACTGTAGGACAGGTGTCTTCCTCCATGTGTCCTGAGGTTAACCCCAGTGCTCCCGAGATGGGAACAGAAATCTGTGAACCTGACAGCCTGGGTGATGCGAGTAGAAAAG GTGTTTCAGAAAATGCTGCCAATCAGTCCACTGAAAAGCCTCTTCAAGAGGACTCTTCCTGTCAGACATCTGCCTTACGTGAAAAGAAAGGTGGTGAAAGGGGCCAGGGGGACTCCAGTCCGAAATCCAAGACTG GTCTTGTAGAAGGAACTGACACTCAGTCCACTCAACCGCCTCTTCAACAGAAGGACTGGGCTTCGAGAGAGGGATCTGCCTGCCCTAAAGTGAAAGATGCTGAAAATGTCCAGGTGGACAGTGACAGAAAAGACAAGAGTATTAGCTGTAAACAGGACATTGATAAAGAAATCCAGCAAGGTTCTGACCAAAGAAACAAGAGTG ctttggATTCTGCACAAGACTCTCAGTCCACTGGAGAGCCTCATCATGAGCAGATACACAAGGCAGATGAGCAGATCTCACAAGAAACAAGTGATGGAGAAACACAATTATGTTCCAAAGCCTCCTGCTCACCAGAGACGGAAGCCCCTGAGAAAGACCAAGAGAATCACAAACACGAGCTTG aatctagtgcaGACTGTCAGGGTAACACACCGGAGGGATCTGAGAGACGAGAGGCAGCAACGACCACTGTAGGACAGGTGTCTTCCTCCATGTGTCCTGAGGTTAACCCCAGTGCTCCCGAGATGGGAACAGAAATCTGTGAACCTGACAGCCTGGGTGATGCGAGTAGAAAAG GTGTTTCAGAAAATGCTGCCAATCAGTCCACTGAAAAGCCTCTTCAAGAGGACTCTTCCTGTCAGACATCTGCCTTACGTGAAAAGAAAGGTGGTGAAAGGGGCCAGGGGGACTCCAGTCCGAAATCCAAGACTG GTCTTGTAGAAGGAACTGACACTCAGTCCACTCAACCGCCTCTTCAACAGAAGGACTGGGCTTCGAGAGAGGGATCTGCCTGCCCTAAAGTGAAAGATGCTGAAAATGTCCAGGTGGACAGTGACAGAAAAGACAAGAGTATTAGCTGTAAACAGGACATTGATAAAGAAATCCAGCAAGGTTCTGACCAAAGAAACAAGAGTG GAAATTCAGTTGTTGACACAGCTTCACAGCCTTTCCTCCCAGAGGTCTCGGCTGTAGTTGATAAATCTGACGTTAGGAGGAGAAAGGAGAAAGTTGCTGAAAAAGACCAGAATGACTCCTTCCGAAAAGAAACAACTG ATAAGAAGAGGCCCACGCATCCTAAAATTACGTCTGAACCAGCAGATGAGAAGAACAAAACTATGATACCACAAGGACATGGAGACAACCAACAATCTTATAATTCTGCTTTACCCCAACTAAGTCCATTTCTGGCAGTTCTTCTAGTGTTACTTGTGGGTGCTGGCTTGTGGCTATTCAAATGGCCGCATCAAAGCCAGTCTGCTGAAAAGGGGGAGAACAGAAGTATCGAAGTGTTTCGCAGGCAGATTACTCGGCTGGAGTCCAGCTTCCCCAGCCAGAGAAAGGAGCTGTGGAGGAGAAGCAGGATTCACATGGAGAAGCACCTTCAGTCAGAGGAGCCCACTGAACCCGTCAGCATGATCCTGACTGCTGGGCGCAAGGCTGAGAGGACACTGCACTGTCTGGCCAGTGGCCTGGCCAGGGCCTACTCCTCTGCCCTCAATGCCAGTGCCCTCCACATAGATGGCTTGAGCAAGGCCACGCTGGACAGTGACCGGATCAAACTGGAAATAGATGAGGAACTGACAGCCGCGTTTGAGGGGAACAAGAGGGCAGCAGTCATCCACCGGTTTGAAGAGCTTCCTCCAGACTCGACACTCATCTTCTACAAGTACTGTGACCATGAGAACGCGGCCTACAAGGCTGTGTCTCTCATCTTCACTGTTCTCCTGGAGGAGGACGAGCTGGGCACACAGCTGAATTTGGGCAGCGTGGAGGAGATGGTGCAGGATCACATTCAGGAGAAATTCTTTATCTCAGTCCAGCCAACAGTGTTTGATAAAATGGATACTGATAAATTCAGTGGACTTTGGAGTCGGATCTCACACTTGATTTTACCTGTTAGCACTGAGGAGAGAAGTGAAAGGTTAGGCTGCGATCTGTGA